Proteins encoded within one genomic window of Drosophila willistoni isolate 14030-0811.24 chromosome XL unlocalized genomic scaffold, UCI_dwil_1.1 Seg141, whole genome shotgun sequence:
- the LOC6649114 gene encoding tyrosine-protein phosphatase non-receptor type 9 isoform X2, with product MVDLHQRRRNLEQAVKQFIDLCNNLGANCSNNTTTTTASTQTPATAASVISSISATSNASTTTQTTTAAAPIANQQSTALTTPIRRHISHTTAVKFLYARKFDIPRAVSLYEQHEQIRQKEYLYNIEPDVEPLRSELKTGKFTILPARTSSGAAIALFTANRHSPLGVSHTTTLQGIVYQLDCALQDTETQRAGLVFVYDMSGSKYSNFDYDLSQKILTLLKGGYPARLKKVLIVTAPLWFKAPFKILRLFVREKLRERVFTVSVPQLSLHVPRKALPVHLGGTLEIDHATWLLNCRKSMTNREDELLANIVGVVGGGGGGGGGSGGATITNGGGPTDAPSAAAAAATTTVISAVHQLGDNNTTVVTVSNGVPESGDKEVAKTTTTTTEPNENITINGLSPSHRQTSIPAATSTTPTSTTTTTTTAPGTTTTTTAGGAVGDVAPATAAGTTAVPTGGGGGAGGAGASGGAGANGGGGEFWSENPPSSASSGFSDDDSLAGQEGDPKPIDQIVQMVKQRGRQGLIKEYADIRNRAPEGTFLHARMRNNLTKNRYTDVLCYDHSRVVLAHEDEADEVSDYINANFVDGYKQKNAYISTQGPLPKTSHDFWRMIWEQHCLVIVMTTRVMERGRVKCGQYWEPAEDSSLEFGNYHVRTISVECNEDYTVASLELRNIKTDEIRNVSHWQFTSWPDYGVPSSAMAMLNFLQKVRDMQAQLVRGLGDTWAGHPRGPPIVVHCSAGIGRTGTFITLDICISRLEDVGTADIRGTVEKIRSQRAYSIQMPDQYVFCHLALIEYAYSRGMLQTVDLAGFDEREQDSE from the exons atgGTTGACTTGCATCAGCGTCGTCGCAATCTAGAGCAG GCTGTGAAACAATTCATTGATCTCTGTAACAATcttggagccaactgcagtaacaacacaacaacaacaacagcatcaacACAAACACCAGCAACTGCAGCATCAGTCATATCAAGCATATCAGCGACATCGAACGCCTctacaacaacacaaacaacaacagcagcagcaccaatAGCCAACCAACAGTCAACAGCATTAACAACGCCCATCAGACGACACATCTCACATACGACAGcagttaaatttttatatgcCCGTAAATTTGATATACCAAGAGCCGTTTCGCTATACGAACAACATGAGCAAATCCGTCAGAAGGAATATCTATATAACATAGAACCGGATGTAGAGCCATTGCGCTCTGAACTTAAAACTGGCAAATTCACAATTTTG CCGGCTCGCACATCCAGCGGTGCAGCAATTGCCCTATTCACCGCCAATCGTCACAGTCCATTGGGTGTCTCTCATACGACCACTTTGCAGGGCATTGTCTATCAATTGGATTGTGCTCTACAGGATACAGAGACACAGCGTGCCGGTTTAGTATTCGTTTACGATATGAGTGGCTCAAAATATTCCAATTTTGATTATGATTTGTCACAGAAGATACTCACATTGTTGAAG GGCGGTTATCCGGCTCGTCTGAAAAAGGTGTTAATTGTGACGGCGCCATTGTGGTTTAAGGCGCCATTCAAAATCCTGCGCCTATTTGTGCGCGAGAAGCTGCGAGAGCGGGTCTTTACCGTATCCGTGCCACAGTTGAGTTTGCACGTGCCGCGCAAGGCGCTGCCAGTTCATCTTGGTGGCACTCTTGAGATTGATCACGCTACATGGTTGCTCAATTGCCGCAAATCGATGACGAATCGTGAAGACGAACTGCTTGCCAATATTGTTGGAGTGgtgggtggtggtggcggcggtggtggcggCAGTGGTggagcaacaataacaaatggCGGTGGTCCAACGGATGCtccatcagcagcagcagcagcagcaacaacaacagtaattAGCGCTGTCCATCAATTGGGTGATAATAATACGACCGTGGTGACAGTTAGCAACGGTGTGCCAGAGAGTGGTGACAAGGAAGTggccaaaacaacaacaacaacaacagaaccCAACGAAAATATCACAATCAACGGACTGAGTCCAAGTCATCGTCAAACCTCCATACCAGCAGCCACATCGACAACGCCAACgtcaacgacgacgacgacgacgacggcgccggggacaacgacgacgacgacagctGGTGGAGCTGTCGGTGATGTTGCCCCGGCAACGGCAGCAGGAACAACGGCGGTTCCAAccggcggcggtggtggtgctggtggtgccGGTGCCAGTGGTGGGGCTGGTGCTAATGGTGGCGGCGGTGAATTCTGGTCGGAGAATCCGCCAAGCAGTGCCTCATCCGGTTTCAGTGATGATGACAGCCTGGCCGGACAGGAGGGTGATCCCAAGCCCATTGATCAAATTGTCCAAATGGTTAAGCAACGCGGTCGTCAGGGTCTTATAAAGGAATATGCGGATATAAGGAATCGGGCGCCCGAAGGCACATTTCTGCATGCGAG AATGCGCAACAATTTGACCAAAAATCGTTACACCGATGTACTTTGCTATGATCACAGTCGTGTGGTCCTGGCACATGAGGATGAGGCCGATGAGGTATCCGATTatataaatgcaaatttcGTTGATGGATATAAACAAAAGAATGCATATATTTCAACTCAAG GTCCACTACCAAAGACTTCCCATGACTTTTGGCGTATGATCTGGGAACAACATTGCTTAGTTATAGTTATGACCACACGCGTCATGGAACGCGGTCGTGTCAAATGCGGCCAATATTGGGAGCCGGCTGAAGATAGTTCCTTAGAGTTTGGAAATTACCATGTGCGAACAATTAGCGTTGAATGCAATGAGGATTACACAGTTGCCTCGTTAGAATTGAGAAACATTAAG ACTGACGAAATTCGCAATGTCTCACATTGGCAATTCACAAGTTGGCCAGATTACGGTGTGCCCAGCTCAGCAATGGCCATGTTAAACTTTTTGCAAAAGGTGCGTGACATGCAGGCGCAATTGGTGCGCGGTCTGGGCGATACATGGGCGGGTCATCCGCGTGGTCCACCAATTGTAGTGCATTGCAGTGCAGGAATTGGGCGTACAG GCACCTTCATCACACTGGACATATGCATATCGCGGCTGGAGGATGTGGGCACAGCGGATATACGCGGTACAGTGGAGAAGATACGGTCACAGCGCGCCTATTCCATACAAATGCCCGATCAGTACGTCTTCTGCCATTTGGCACTCATCGAGTATGCCTATTCCCGGGGCATGCTGCAAACTGTCGATCTGGCTGGCTTCGATGAGCGTGAACAGGACTCCGAGTAG
- the LOC6649114 gene encoding tyrosine-protein phosphatase non-receptor type 9 isoform X3 codes for MAEQQQEFAVKQFIDLCNNLGANCSNNTTTTTASTQTPATAASVISSISATSNASTTTQTTTAAAPIANQQSTALTTPIRRHISHTTAVKFLYARKFDIPRAVSLYEQHEQIRQKEYLYNIEPDVEPLRSELKTGKFTILPARTSSGAAIALFTANRHSPLGVSHTTTLQGIVYQLDCALQDTETQRAGLVFVYDMSGSKYSNFDYDLSQKILTLLKGGYPARLKKVLIVTAPLWFKAPFKILRLFVREKLRERVFTVSVPQLSLHVPRKALPVHLGGTLEIDHATWLLNCRKSMTNREDELLANIVGVVGGGGGGGGGSGGATITNGGGPTDAPSAAAAAATTTVISAVHQLGDNNTTVVTVSNGVPESGDKEVAKTTTTTTEPNENITINGLSPSHRQTSIPAATSTTPTSTTTTTTTAPGTTTTTTAGGAVGDVAPATAAGTTAVPTGGGGGAGGAGASGGAGANGGGGEFWSENPPSSASSGFSDDDSLAGQEGDPKPIDQIVQMVKQRGRQGLIKEYADIRNRAPEGTFLHARMRNNLTKNRYTDVLCYDHSRVVLAHEDEADEVSDYINANFVDGYKQKNAYISTQGPLPKTSHDFWRMIWEQHCLVIVMTTRVMERGRVKCGQYWEPAEDSSLEFGNYHVRTISVECNEDYTVASLELRNIKTDEIRNVSHWQFTSWPDYGVPSSAMAMLNFLQKVRDMQAQLVRGLGDTWAGHPRGPPIVVHCSAGIGRTGTFITLDICISRLEDVGTADIRGTVEKIRSQRAYSIQMPDQYVFCHLALIEYAYSRGMLQTVDLAGFDEREQDSE; via the exons GCTGTGAAACAATTCATTGATCTCTGTAACAATcttggagccaactgcagtaacaacacaacaacaacaacagcatcaacACAAACACCAGCAACTGCAGCATCAGTCATATCAAGCATATCAGCGACATCGAACGCCTctacaacaacacaaacaacaacagcagcagcaccaatAGCCAACCAACAGTCAACAGCATTAACAACGCCCATCAGACGACACATCTCACATACGACAGcagttaaatttttatatgcCCGTAAATTTGATATACCAAGAGCCGTTTCGCTATACGAACAACATGAGCAAATCCGTCAGAAGGAATATCTATATAACATAGAACCGGATGTAGAGCCATTGCGCTCTGAACTTAAAACTGGCAAATTCACAATTTTG CCGGCTCGCACATCCAGCGGTGCAGCAATTGCCCTATTCACCGCCAATCGTCACAGTCCATTGGGTGTCTCTCATACGACCACTTTGCAGGGCATTGTCTATCAATTGGATTGTGCTCTACAGGATACAGAGACACAGCGTGCCGGTTTAGTATTCGTTTACGATATGAGTGGCTCAAAATATTCCAATTTTGATTATGATTTGTCACAGAAGATACTCACATTGTTGAAG GGCGGTTATCCGGCTCGTCTGAAAAAGGTGTTAATTGTGACGGCGCCATTGTGGTTTAAGGCGCCATTCAAAATCCTGCGCCTATTTGTGCGCGAGAAGCTGCGAGAGCGGGTCTTTACCGTATCCGTGCCACAGTTGAGTTTGCACGTGCCGCGCAAGGCGCTGCCAGTTCATCTTGGTGGCACTCTTGAGATTGATCACGCTACATGGTTGCTCAATTGCCGCAAATCGATGACGAATCGTGAAGACGAACTGCTTGCCAATATTGTTGGAGTGgtgggtggtggtggcggcggtggtggcggCAGTGGTggagcaacaataacaaatggCGGTGGTCCAACGGATGCtccatcagcagcagcagcagcagcaacaacaacagtaattAGCGCTGTCCATCAATTGGGTGATAATAATACGACCGTGGTGACAGTTAGCAACGGTGTGCCAGAGAGTGGTGACAAGGAAGTggccaaaacaacaacaacaacaacagaaccCAACGAAAATATCACAATCAACGGACTGAGTCCAAGTCATCGTCAAACCTCCATACCAGCAGCCACATCGACAACGCCAACgtcaacgacgacgacgacgacgacggcgccggggacaacgacgacgacgacagctGGTGGAGCTGTCGGTGATGTTGCCCCGGCAACGGCAGCAGGAACAACGGCGGTTCCAAccggcggcggtggtggtgctggtggtgccGGTGCCAGTGGTGGGGCTGGTGCTAATGGTGGCGGCGGTGAATTCTGGTCGGAGAATCCGCCAAGCAGTGCCTCATCCGGTTTCAGTGATGATGACAGCCTGGCCGGACAGGAGGGTGATCCCAAGCCCATTGATCAAATTGTCCAAATGGTTAAGCAACGCGGTCGTCAGGGTCTTATAAAGGAATATGCGGATATAAGGAATCGGGCGCCCGAAGGCACATTTCTGCATGCGAG AATGCGCAACAATTTGACCAAAAATCGTTACACCGATGTACTTTGCTATGATCACAGTCGTGTGGTCCTGGCACATGAGGATGAGGCCGATGAGGTATCCGATTatataaatgcaaatttcGTTGATGGATATAAACAAAAGAATGCATATATTTCAACTCAAG GTCCACTACCAAAGACTTCCCATGACTTTTGGCGTATGATCTGGGAACAACATTGCTTAGTTATAGTTATGACCACACGCGTCATGGAACGCGGTCGTGTCAAATGCGGCCAATATTGGGAGCCGGCTGAAGATAGTTCCTTAGAGTTTGGAAATTACCATGTGCGAACAATTAGCGTTGAATGCAATGAGGATTACACAGTTGCCTCGTTAGAATTGAGAAACATTAAG ACTGACGAAATTCGCAATGTCTCACATTGGCAATTCACAAGTTGGCCAGATTACGGTGTGCCCAGCTCAGCAATGGCCATGTTAAACTTTTTGCAAAAGGTGCGTGACATGCAGGCGCAATTGGTGCGCGGTCTGGGCGATACATGGGCGGGTCATCCGCGTGGTCCACCAATTGTAGTGCATTGCAGTGCAGGAATTGGGCGTACAG GCACCTTCATCACACTGGACATATGCATATCGCGGCTGGAGGATGTGGGCACAGCGGATATACGCGGTACAGTGGAGAAGATACGGTCACAGCGCGCCTATTCCATACAAATGCCCGATCAGTACGTCTTCTGCCATTTGGCACTCATCGAGTATGCCTATTCCCGGGGCATGCTGCAAACTGTCGATCTGGCTGGCTTCGATGAGCGTGAACAGGACTCCGAGTAG
- the LOC6649116 gene encoding E3 ubiquitin-protein ligase HECW2 isoform X3 — protein MGFLSKAAYIVWAVLFEQEIMSYVPIEERSPQGSPVLSSRMPQRAPPPFRRDFEAKLRSFYRKLESKGYGQGPHKLKLHIRRSHLLEDAFRRIMSANKKDLQRGRLAVLWDTEEGLDYGGPSREFFFLLSRELFNPYYGLFEYSANDTYTVQVSPLSAFVDNCHDWFRFSGRVLGLALVHQYLLDAFFTRPFYKALLRLPVALSDLESLDNEFHQSLQWIRDNDIGTGIDLGLTFCVTEELLGRVVERELKPGGKNMIVNEKNKKEYLERMIKWRLERGVQEQTESLVRGFYEVVDSRLVSVFDARELELVIAGTAEIDTNDWRLNTEYRSGYHDNHQVIVWFWQVIERFSNEQRLRLLQFVTGTSSIPYEGFSALRGSTGPRRFCIEKWGKPNALPRAHTCFNRLDLPPYPTPELLYEKLLLAVEETNTFGIE, from the exons CCTGTTCGAGCAGGAGATTATGAGCTATGTTCCTATTGAAGAGCGCAGTCCGCAGGGATCACCGGTGCTTAGCTCCAGAATGCCACAGCGGGCACCGCCGCCATTCCGACGTGATTTTGAGGCCAAGCTGCGTAGTTTCTATCGCAAATTGGAGTCCAAGGGCTATGGCCAAGGGCCGCATAAGCTAAA ATTGCATATACGACGCAGTCATTTGCTGGAGGATGCCTTTCGGCGCATCATGTCGGCCAATAAGAAGGATCTGCAACGTGGCCGCCTGGCAGTGCTGTGGGATACGGAGGAGGGCCTAGATTATGGTGGACCATCGCGTGAATTCTTTTTCCTGCTTTCCCGCGAGCTATTCAATCCGTACTATGGACTTTTTGAGTATTCTGCCAACGATACGTACACGGTGCAAGTGTCGCCATTGTCCGCCTTTGTCGATAACTGCCACGACTGGTTCCGCTTTAGTGGACGTGTCCTGGGCCTGGCCTTGGTCCATCAATATCTACTCGATGCCTTCTTTACCCGTCCCTTTTACAAGGCTTTGTTGCGTTTGCCGGTGGCTCTCAGTGATCTCGAATCGCTGGACAATGAGTTTCATCAATCGCTGCAATGGATTCGTGACAATGATATTGGAACTGGCATCGATTTGGGTCTAACCTTTTGTGTTACGGAAGAGCTGTTGGGTCGAGTCGTGGAGCGTGAACTAAAACCTGGTGGCAAGAACATGATTGTCAATGAGAAGAATAAAAAGGAGTATCTAGAGCGTATGATCAAATGGCGTCTGGAGCGTGGTGTGCAAGAGCAAACCGAATCTCTGGTACGTGGCTTCTACGAGGTGGTTGACTCTCGTCTGGTCTCAGTCTTCGATGCCCGGGAACTGGAGCTAGTGATTGCGGGTACAGCGGAAATTGATACGAATGACTGGCGTCTCAATACCGAATATCGTTCCGGTTATCATGATAATCATCAGGTGATTGTCTGGTTCTGGCAGGTCATCGAACGCTTTAGCAATGAGCAACGTTTGCGTTTGCTGCAATTTGTCACAGGAACTTCGAGCATACCATATGAGGGATTCTCGGCATTGCGTGGCTCCACGGGACCACGACGTTTCTGCATTGAGAAGTGGGGCAAACCGAATGCCCTGCCACGGGCCCATACCTGTTTCAATCGTCTCGATTTGCCACCTTATCCTACACCCGAATTGCTGTACGAGAAGCTGCTCTTGGCCGTTGAGGAGACCAACACGTTTGGCATTGAATAG
- the LOC6649114 gene encoding tyrosine-protein phosphatase non-receptor type 9 isoform X1 produces MAQNKDTTNHTEENGGGGSSSSGGCHHRLFLYIAKAVKQFIDLCNNLGANCSNNTTTTTASTQTPATAASVISSISATSNASTTTQTTTAAAPIANQQSTALTTPIRRHISHTTAVKFLYARKFDIPRAVSLYEQHEQIRQKEYLYNIEPDVEPLRSELKTGKFTILPARTSSGAAIALFTANRHSPLGVSHTTTLQGIVYQLDCALQDTETQRAGLVFVYDMSGSKYSNFDYDLSQKILTLLKGGYPARLKKVLIVTAPLWFKAPFKILRLFVREKLRERVFTVSVPQLSLHVPRKALPVHLGGTLEIDHATWLLNCRKSMTNREDELLANIVGVVGGGGGGGGGSGGATITNGGGPTDAPSAAAAAATTTVISAVHQLGDNNTTVVTVSNGVPESGDKEVAKTTTTTTEPNENITINGLSPSHRQTSIPAATSTTPTSTTTTTTTAPGTTTTTTAGGAVGDVAPATAAGTTAVPTGGGGGAGGAGASGGAGANGGGGEFWSENPPSSASSGFSDDDSLAGQEGDPKPIDQIVQMVKQRGRQGLIKEYADIRNRAPEGTFLHARMRNNLTKNRYTDVLCYDHSRVVLAHEDEADEVSDYINANFVDGYKQKNAYISTQGPLPKTSHDFWRMIWEQHCLVIVMTTRVMERGRVKCGQYWEPAEDSSLEFGNYHVRTISVECNEDYTVASLELRNIKTDEIRNVSHWQFTSWPDYGVPSSAMAMLNFLQKVRDMQAQLVRGLGDTWAGHPRGPPIVVHCSAGIGRTGTFITLDICISRLEDVGTADIRGTVEKIRSQRAYSIQMPDQYVFCHLALIEYAYSRGMLQTVDLAGFDEREQDSE; encoded by the exons ATGGCACAGAATAAGGATACAACAAACCACACCGAAGAGAACGGAGgaggcggcagcagcagcagcggcggctgTCATCATCGTCTATTCCTTTACATAGCCAag GCTGTGAAACAATTCATTGATCTCTGTAACAATcttggagccaactgcagtaacaacacaacaacaacaacagcatcaacACAAACACCAGCAACTGCAGCATCAGTCATATCAAGCATATCAGCGACATCGAACGCCTctacaacaacacaaacaacaacagcagcagcaccaatAGCCAACCAACAGTCAACAGCATTAACAACGCCCATCAGACGACACATCTCACATACGACAGcagttaaatttttatatgcCCGTAAATTTGATATACCAAGAGCCGTTTCGCTATACGAACAACATGAGCAAATCCGTCAGAAGGAATATCTATATAACATAGAACCGGATGTAGAGCCATTGCGCTCTGAACTTAAAACTGGCAAATTCACAATTTTG CCGGCTCGCACATCCAGCGGTGCAGCAATTGCCCTATTCACCGCCAATCGTCACAGTCCATTGGGTGTCTCTCATACGACCACTTTGCAGGGCATTGTCTATCAATTGGATTGTGCTCTACAGGATACAGAGACACAGCGTGCCGGTTTAGTATTCGTTTACGATATGAGTGGCTCAAAATATTCCAATTTTGATTATGATTTGTCACAGAAGATACTCACATTGTTGAAG GGCGGTTATCCGGCTCGTCTGAAAAAGGTGTTAATTGTGACGGCGCCATTGTGGTTTAAGGCGCCATTCAAAATCCTGCGCCTATTTGTGCGCGAGAAGCTGCGAGAGCGGGTCTTTACCGTATCCGTGCCACAGTTGAGTTTGCACGTGCCGCGCAAGGCGCTGCCAGTTCATCTTGGTGGCACTCTTGAGATTGATCACGCTACATGGTTGCTCAATTGCCGCAAATCGATGACGAATCGTGAAGACGAACTGCTTGCCAATATTGTTGGAGTGgtgggtggtggtggcggcggtggtggcggCAGTGGTggagcaacaataacaaatggCGGTGGTCCAACGGATGCtccatcagcagcagcagcagcagcaacaacaacagtaattAGCGCTGTCCATCAATTGGGTGATAATAATACGACCGTGGTGACAGTTAGCAACGGTGTGCCAGAGAGTGGTGACAAGGAAGTggccaaaacaacaacaacaacaacagaaccCAACGAAAATATCACAATCAACGGACTGAGTCCAAGTCATCGTCAAACCTCCATACCAGCAGCCACATCGACAACGCCAACgtcaacgacgacgacgacgacgacggcgccggggacaacgacgacgacgacagctGGTGGAGCTGTCGGTGATGTTGCCCCGGCAACGGCAGCAGGAACAACGGCGGTTCCAAccggcggcggtggtggtgctggtggtgccGGTGCCAGTGGTGGGGCTGGTGCTAATGGTGGCGGCGGTGAATTCTGGTCGGAGAATCCGCCAAGCAGTGCCTCATCCGGTTTCAGTGATGATGACAGCCTGGCCGGACAGGAGGGTGATCCCAAGCCCATTGATCAAATTGTCCAAATGGTTAAGCAACGCGGTCGTCAGGGTCTTATAAAGGAATATGCGGATATAAGGAATCGGGCGCCCGAAGGCACATTTCTGCATGCGAG AATGCGCAACAATTTGACCAAAAATCGTTACACCGATGTACTTTGCTATGATCACAGTCGTGTGGTCCTGGCACATGAGGATGAGGCCGATGAGGTATCCGATTatataaatgcaaatttcGTTGATGGATATAAACAAAAGAATGCATATATTTCAACTCAAG GTCCACTACCAAAGACTTCCCATGACTTTTGGCGTATGATCTGGGAACAACATTGCTTAGTTATAGTTATGACCACACGCGTCATGGAACGCGGTCGTGTCAAATGCGGCCAATATTGGGAGCCGGCTGAAGATAGTTCCTTAGAGTTTGGAAATTACCATGTGCGAACAATTAGCGTTGAATGCAATGAGGATTACACAGTTGCCTCGTTAGAATTGAGAAACATTAAG ACTGACGAAATTCGCAATGTCTCACATTGGCAATTCACAAGTTGGCCAGATTACGGTGTGCCCAGCTCAGCAATGGCCATGTTAAACTTTTTGCAAAAGGTGCGTGACATGCAGGCGCAATTGGTGCGCGGTCTGGGCGATACATGGGCGGGTCATCCGCGTGGTCCACCAATTGTAGTGCATTGCAGTGCAGGAATTGGGCGTACAG GCACCTTCATCACACTGGACATATGCATATCGCGGCTGGAGGATGTGGGCACAGCGGATATACGCGGTACAGTGGAGAAGATACGGTCACAGCGCGCCTATTCCATACAAATGCCCGATCAGTACGTCTTCTGCCATTTGGCACTCATCGAGTATGCCTATTCCCGGGGCATGCTGCAAACTGTCGATCTGGCTGGCTTCGATGAGCGTGAACAGGACTCCGAGTAG
- the LOC6649114 gene encoding tyrosine-protein phosphatase non-receptor type 9 isoform X4, which translates to MTNREDELLANIVGVVGGGGGGGGGSGGATITNGGGPTDAPSAAAAAATTTVISAVHQLGDNNTTVVTVSNGVPESGDKEVAKTTTTTTEPNENITINGLSPSHRQTSIPAATSTTPTSTTTTTTTAPGTTTTTTAGGAVGDVAPATAAGTTAVPTGGGGGAGGAGASGGAGANGGGGEFWSENPPSSASSGFSDDDSLAGQEGDPKPIDQIVQMVKQRGRQGLIKEYADIRNRAPEGTFLHARMRNNLTKNRYTDVLCYDHSRVVLAHEDEADEVSDYINANFVDGYKQKNAYISTQGPLPKTSHDFWRMIWEQHCLVIVMTTRVMERGRVKCGQYWEPAEDSSLEFGNYHVRTISVECNEDYTVASLELRNIKTDEIRNVSHWQFTSWPDYGVPSSAMAMLNFLQKVRDMQAQLVRGLGDTWAGHPRGPPIVVHCSAGIGRTGTFITLDICISRLEDVGTADIRGTVEKIRSQRAYSIQMPDQYVFCHLALIEYAYSRGMLQTVDLAGFDEREQDSE; encoded by the exons ATGACGAATCGTGAAGACGAACTGCTTGCCAATATTGTTGGAGTGgtgggtggtggtggcggcggtggtggcggCAGTGGTggagcaacaataacaaatggCGGTGGTCCAACGGATGCtccatcagcagcagcagcagcagcaacaacaacagtaattAGCGCTGTCCATCAATTGGGTGATAATAATACGACCGTGGTGACAGTTAGCAACGGTGTGCCAGAGAGTGGTGACAAGGAAGTggccaaaacaacaacaacaacaacagaaccCAACGAAAATATCACAATCAACGGACTGAGTCCAAGTCATCGTCAAACCTCCATACCAGCAGCCACATCGACAACGCCAACgtcaacgacgacgacgacgacgacggcgccggggacaacgacgacgacgacagctGGTGGAGCTGTCGGTGATGTTGCCCCGGCAACGGCAGCAGGAACAACGGCGGTTCCAAccggcggcggtggtggtgctggtggtgccGGTGCCAGTGGTGGGGCTGGTGCTAATGGTGGCGGCGGTGAATTCTGGTCGGAGAATCCGCCAAGCAGTGCCTCATCCGGTTTCAGTGATGATGACAGCCTGGCCGGACAGGAGGGTGATCCCAAGCCCATTGATCAAATTGTCCAAATGGTTAAGCAACGCGGTCGTCAGGGTCTTATAAAGGAATATGCGGATATAAGGAATCGGGCGCCCGAAGGCACATTTCTGCATGCGAG AATGCGCAACAATTTGACCAAAAATCGTTACACCGATGTACTTTGCTATGATCACAGTCGTGTGGTCCTGGCACATGAGGATGAGGCCGATGAGGTATCCGATTatataaatgcaaatttcGTTGATGGATATAAACAAAAGAATGCATATATTTCAACTCAAG GTCCACTACCAAAGACTTCCCATGACTTTTGGCGTATGATCTGGGAACAACATTGCTTAGTTATAGTTATGACCACACGCGTCATGGAACGCGGTCGTGTCAAATGCGGCCAATATTGGGAGCCGGCTGAAGATAGTTCCTTAGAGTTTGGAAATTACCATGTGCGAACAATTAGCGTTGAATGCAATGAGGATTACACAGTTGCCTCGTTAGAATTGAGAAACATTAAG ACTGACGAAATTCGCAATGTCTCACATTGGCAATTCACAAGTTGGCCAGATTACGGTGTGCCCAGCTCAGCAATGGCCATGTTAAACTTTTTGCAAAAGGTGCGTGACATGCAGGCGCAATTGGTGCGCGGTCTGGGCGATACATGGGCGGGTCATCCGCGTGGTCCACCAATTGTAGTGCATTGCAGTGCAGGAATTGGGCGTACAG GCACCTTCATCACACTGGACATATGCATATCGCGGCTGGAGGATGTGGGCACAGCGGATATACGCGGTACAGTGGAGAAGATACGGTCACAGCGCGCCTATTCCATACAAATGCCCGATCAGTACGTCTTCTGCCATTTGGCACTCATCGAGTATGCCTATTCCCGGGGCATGCTGCAAACTGTCGATCTGGCTGGCTTCGATGAGCGTGAACAGGACTCCGAGTAG